In Phreatobacter oligotrophus, one DNA window encodes the following:
- a CDS encoding long-chain-fatty-acid--CoA ligase: MTMQLTLALHRAQRLFPDKTAVVFAERRWTYTQFLDRVARLAGVLKGLGFQPGDRVAMLSHSSDRYLEFFFAAFWAGGIAVPVSTRYALPETTFLMQDCGAKVLLVGDDFVEMAEALKPQCPDLAHMIHAGEGPCPAGMIAYDAALAGAEPAPDARRGGDDIAVLFYTGGTTGRSKGVMLTHTNCMANSFGGMVHTKLDSSVVGLHAGPLYHAAAGSRVFTNTLLGATHVVIPRFTVKGVLEAIQTHRITMTSMVPTMMTMILNEPDLDRYDLSSLQLIGYGGAPMPVATLEALIQRLPHVRFAQAYGMTELSPACTYLEPADHSLDPAKVHRLASGGRAIVGCDIRVVDENDRDVPVGQIGEIIVAGATVMKGYWGQPEMTAEALRGGYMHTGDAGYLDADGYLFVSDRIKDMIVTGGENVYSIEVENAVLTHPAIRECAVIGVPHDIWGEAVHAVVTFKAGQSATAEEIIAHCKTRIAGFKCPQTIEVRDEMPLSQANKILKTALRSPHWEGRARAVN, translated from the coding sequence ATGACGATGCAGCTCACCCTTGCCCTGCACCGGGCGCAACGGCTGTTTCCGGACAAGACCGCCGTGGTCTTCGCCGAGCGGCGCTGGACCTACACGCAGTTCCTGGACCGGGTGGCGCGGCTCGCGGGGGTCCTTAAGGGTCTCGGCTTCCAGCCGGGCGACCGCGTCGCCATGCTCTCGCATTCCTCCGACCGCTACCTCGAGTTCTTCTTCGCGGCCTTCTGGGCCGGCGGCATCGCCGTGCCGGTCTCCACCCGCTATGCGCTGCCGGAGACGACCTTCCTCATGCAGGATTGCGGCGCCAAGGTCCTTCTCGTCGGCGACGACTTCGTCGAGATGGCCGAGGCCCTGAAGCCGCAATGCCCGGACCTCGCCCACATGATCCATGCCGGCGAAGGGCCCTGCCCGGCCGGCATGATCGCCTATGACGCGGCTCTGGCGGGCGCGGAGCCCGCCCCGGACGCGCGGCGCGGCGGCGACGACATCGCGGTGCTGTTCTACACGGGCGGCACGACCGGGCGCTCCAAGGGCGTCATGCTCACCCATACCAACTGCATGGCCAATTCCTTCGGCGGCATGGTCCACACCAAGCTCGACAGCTCGGTGGTCGGGCTCCATGCCGGGCCGCTCTATCATGCGGCCGCGGGATCCCGCGTCTTCACCAACACGCTGCTGGGCGCGACCCATGTCGTCATTCCGCGCTTCACGGTGAAGGGCGTTCTGGAGGCCATCCAGACCCATCGGATCACCATGACCTCCATGGTGCCGACCATGATGACGATGATCCTCAACGAGCCGGATCTCGACCGTTACGATCTCTCCTCGCTGCAGCTCATCGGCTATGGCGGCGCCCCCATGCCGGTGGCGACGCTTGAGGCGCTGATCCAGCGGCTGCCGCATGTCCGCTTCGCCCAGGCCTATGGCATGACCGAGCTCTCCCCGGCCTGCACCTATCTCGAGCCCGCGGACCATTCGCTCGACCCCGCCAAGGTGCATCGCCTCGCCTCGGGCGGGCGGGCCATCGTCGGCTGCGACATCAGGGTGGTGGACGAGAACGACCGCGACGTGCCGGTCGGCCAGATCGGCGAGATCATCGTCGCCGGAGCGACGGTGATGAAGGGCTACTGGGGCCAGCCGGAAATGACGGCGGAGGCCCTGCGCGGCGGCTACATGCACACCGGCGATGCCGGCTATCTCGACGCCGACGGCTATCTCTTCGTCTCCGACCGCATCAAGGACATGATCGTGACCGGCGGCGAGAACGTCTATTCGATCGAGGTCGAGAACGCCGTCCTCACCCACCCGGCGATCCGCGAATGCGCCGTCATCGGCGTGCCGCATGACATCTGGGGCGAGGCGGTGCACGCCGTCGTCACCTTCAAGGCCGGGCAGAGCGCCACGGCGGAGGAGATCATCGCCCACTGCAAGACGCGCATCGCCGGCTTCAAATGCCCGCAGACCATCGAGGTCAGGGACGAGATGCCGCTGTCGCAGGCGAACAAGATCCTGAAAACCGCCCTGAGAAGCCCCCATTGGGAGGGGCGGGCGCGCGCCGTCAACTGA
- the lptB gene encoding LPS export ABC transporter ATP-binding protein gives MAAQVAELDQPPPAPLPREQEEPRSGQGVLSVHGVWKSYKGRAVVRGVSLDLRRGEAVGLLGPNGAGKTTVFYMITGLVEADKGHIELDGHDITALPMYRRARLGIGYLPQEASIFRGLNVEDNIRAVLEVTEKDKAKRERDLDELLEEFTITRLRKSPAIALSGGERRRLEIARALATRPSFMLLDEPFAGIDPIAVGDIQNLVRHLKERGIGVLITDHNVRETLGLIDRAYIIHSGQVLMEGTPDEIVANPDVRRLYLGEEFRL, from the coding sequence ATGGCGGCGCAGGTCGCCGAGCTCGACCAGCCGCCGCCCGCCCCGCTGCCGCGTGAACAGGAAGAGCCACGCTCCGGCCAGGGCGTGCTGTCGGTCCATGGCGTGTGGAAGAGCTACAAGGGCCGCGCCGTCGTGCGCGGCGTCAGCCTCGACCTGCGGCGCGGCGAGGCCGTCGGCCTGCTCGGCCCCAACGGGGCTGGCAAGACCACCGTCTTCTACATGATCACGGGCCTGGTCGAGGCCGACAAGGGCCATATCGAGCTCGACGGCCACGACATCACCGCGCTGCCCATGTATCGCCGCGCCCGCCTCGGCATCGGCTACCTGCCGCAGGAGGCCTCGATCTTCCGCGGCCTCAATGTCGAGGACAATATCCGCGCCGTCCTCGAGGTGACCGAGAAGGACAAGGCCAAGCGCGAGCGAGACCTCGACGAGCTGCTCGAGGAGTTCACCATCACCCGGCTGCGCAAGAGCCCGGCCATCGCCCTGTCGGGCGGCGAGCGCCGGCGTCTCGAAATCGCCCGCGCGCTGGCGACGCGGCCCTCCTTCATGCTGCTCGACGAGCCCTTCGCCGGCATCGACCCGATCGCAGTCGGCGACATCCAGAACCTGGTCCGGCACCTGAAGGAGCGCGGCATCGGCGTGCTCATCACCGACCACAATGTCCGTGAGACGCTCGGCCTCATCGACCGCGCCTACATCATCCATTCCGGCCAGGTGCTGATGGAAGGCACGCCGGACGAGATCGTCGCCAATCCGGACGTGCGCCGCCTCTATCTCGGCGAAGAATTCCGGCTCTGA
- a CDS encoding SgcJ/EcaC family oxidoreductase: MRRFWLAVSALSIALMGAFPTLAAAAPADEANAVVDAWVARYSANDRDGVVALYAPDAILLGTTSPVISEGTEQIRTYFDELPGSGRSNRITDRRTRVLSPDAVLSTGFYAFARAAEGNVPRPSRFSMLLVRRDGRWLILHHHSSPYSAVRR, translated from the coding sequence ATGCGCCGATTTTGGCTGGCCGTCTCTGCCCTGTCCATCGCCCTCATGGGGGCCTTCCCAACGCTCGCCGCAGCCGCGCCGGCGGACGAAGCCAATGCCGTGGTGGATGCCTGGGTGGCGCGCTACAGCGCCAATGATCGCGACGGCGTCGTCGCGCTCTATGCCCCCGATGCGATCCTCCTCGGCACCACCAGCCCCGTCATCTCCGAGGGGACGGAGCAGATCCGCACCTATTTCGATGAGCTTCCCGGCAGTGGCCGGTCCAACCGCATCACCGATCGCCGCACGCGCGTCCTGTCGCCCGATGCGGTGCTGTCGACGGGCTTCTATGCCTTCGCCCGGGCCGCCGAGGGCAACGTGCCGCGCCCCTCGCGCTTTTCCATGCTGCTGGTGCGACGGGACGGCCGCTGGCTGATCCTGCATCACCACTCCTCGCCTTACTCGGCGGTGCGGCGCTAG
- the cysE gene encoding serine O-acetyltransferase has protein sequence MAKPQTTGTVIPLPSDTADLAWHRLRTEAEASAAANPEIATLVLRTIGRASSFEDAVARRVAARLATSDVPADVVHDAFTEALEASPAIAEAMRADAAAVIDRDPAADRLIEPVLFFKGYHAIQAHRVAHWLLGQGRRDFALYLQSRSSEVFQTDINPAVRMGKGVFLDHATGLVVGETAVIEDDVSILQGVTLGGTGKEAGDRHPKIRRGVLIGAGAKILGNIEIGRCARVAAGSVVLQPVAPNTTVAGVPAKPVGTAGCAEPSRSMDQILAREAVDGFNYVI, from the coding sequence ATGGCCAAGCCGCAGACCACCGGCACCGTCATCCCGCTGCCGTCCGACACCGCCGACCTCGCCTGGCACCGCCTGCGCACCGAGGCCGAGGCGAGCGCTGCCGCGAATCCCGAGATCGCCACGCTGGTGCTGCGCACCATCGGCCGCGCCTCGTCCTTCGAGGATGCGGTGGCCCGCCGCGTCGCCGCCCGCCTCGCCACGTCGGACGTGCCGGCGGATGTGGTGCACGACGCCTTCACCGAAGCGCTGGAGGCCTCCCCGGCCATCGCCGAGGCCATGCGCGCCGACGCCGCCGCGGTGATCGACCGCGACCCGGCCGCCGACCGGCTGATCGAGCCGGTGCTGTTCTTCAAGGGCTACCACGCCATCCAGGCGCATCGCGTCGCCCATTGGCTGCTCGGACAGGGCCGCCGCGACTTCGCGCTCTACCTGCAGAGCCGCTCGTCGGAGGTCTTCCAGACCGACATCAACCCGGCCGTGCGCATGGGCAAGGGCGTGTTCCTCGACCATGCCACCGGCCTCGTCGTGGGCGAGACGGCGGTGATCGAGGACGACGTCTCGATCCTCCAGGGCGTGACGCTGGGCGGAACCGGCAAGGAGGCGGGCGACCGCCATCCGAAGATTCGCCGCGGCGTGCTGATCGGCGCCGGCGCCAAGATCCTCGGCAATATCGAGATCGGCCGCTGCGCGCGCGTCGCCGCCGGTTCGGTGGTGCTCCAGCCTGTCGCGCCGAACACGACGGTCGCCGGCGTGCCGGCCAAGCCCGTCGGCACGGCGGGCTGCGCCGAGCCCTCGCGCTCCATGGACCAGATCCTCGCCCGCGAGGCGGTGGACGGCTTCAACTACGTGATCTGA
- a CDS encoding acyl-CoA synthetase, translated as MPEETPLSRGIVSGARQRDPEAIETRTRRIAGGLERLGVGPGDCVAILMRNDIAFLEATYAAATLGAYAVPVNWHLKPDEIRYILDDCDAKVLVGHDDLLEPLAGHLPEGLTVLAVPVPPEVAEHFPQRPGTALAGAEALEAWMARQEPYAGAARPAPMSMIYTSGTTGRPKGVRRKAPTPEEAKATEGLRALVYGLRPGVRALLPGPLYHSAPNSFGIRAGRLGGVLVLMPRFDAEEMLRLIEEHRIDTIFMVPTMFVRLLKLPEAVRARYDSSSLRFVIHAAAPCPADVKAAMIAWWGPVIHEFYGGTETGPVTFATSQDALLKPGTVGRLSPGAEIRVVDETGAVLPQGAIGELYCRIAGYPEFTYHKAPEKRREVDRDGFITCGDVGYVDADGHVFLCDRKRDMIIAGGVNIYPAEIEAALLGLPEVRDCAVFGIPHAEFGESVMAVVEPQPGVEIRVDELKAKLAARIADYKVPRTIEVSHNLPREDSGKIFKRRLRDPYWAAAGRTI; from the coding sequence ATGCCTGAGGAAACACCCCTGTCGCGCGGCATCGTCAGCGGCGCGCGGCAGCGCGACCCCGAGGCCATCGAAACCCGCACCCGGCGCATCGCCGGCGGGCTGGAGCGGCTCGGCGTCGGGCCCGGCGATTGCGTCGCCATCCTGATGCGCAACGACATCGCCTTCCTCGAGGCGACCTATGCGGCGGCAACGCTCGGCGCCTATGCGGTGCCGGTGAACTGGCACCTGAAGCCCGACGAGATCCGCTACATCCTCGACGATTGCGACGCCAAGGTGCTGGTCGGCCATGACGACCTGCTGGAGCCGCTCGCAGGCCACCTGCCGGAGGGGCTCACCGTGCTCGCCGTGCCGGTGCCGCCGGAGGTGGCGGAGCATTTCCCGCAGAGGCCGGGCACGGCCCTCGCCGGCGCCGAGGCCCTGGAGGCCTGGATGGCGCGCCAGGAGCCCTATGCGGGCGCCGCCCGCCCGGCGCCGATGAGCATGATCTACACCTCCGGCACGACAGGCCGGCCGAAGGGCGTGCGCCGCAAGGCGCCGACCCCGGAGGAAGCCAAGGCGACCGAGGGCCTGCGCGCCCTCGTCTATGGCCTGAGGCCCGGCGTCCGCGCGCTGCTGCCGGGGCCGCTCTATCATTCCGCGCCCAATTCCTTCGGCATCCGCGCGGGGCGCCTCGGCGGCGTGCTGGTGCTCATGCCGCGCTTCGATGCCGAGGAGATGCTTCGACTGATCGAGGAGCACCGGATCGATACGATCTTCATGGTGCCGACCATGTTCGTGCGGCTCCTGAAGCTGCCCGAGGCGGTCCGCGCCCGCTACGACAGCTCCTCGCTGCGCTTCGTCATCCATGCCGCCGCGCCCTGCCCCGCGGACGTCAAGGCGGCGATGATCGCCTGGTGGGGGCCGGTGATCCATGAGTTCTACGGCGGCACCGAGACGGGGCCGGTGACCTTCGCGACCTCGCAGGACGCGCTCCTGAAGCCCGGGACGGTCGGGCGGCTGTCACCGGGCGCGGAGATCCGCGTCGTCGACGAGACGGGCGCCGTGCTGCCGCAGGGCGCCATCGGCGAACTCTATTGCCGCATCGCCGGCTATCCCGAATTCACCTACCACAAGGCGCCGGAGAAGCGGCGCGAGGTCGACCGCGACGGTTTCATCACCTGCGGCGACGTTGGTTATGTCGATGCCGACGGCCACGTGTTCCTCTGCGACCGCAAGCGCGACATGATCATCGCCGGCGGCGTGAACATCTATCCCGCCGAGATCGAGGCCGCCTTGCTCGGCCTGCCGGAGGTGCGCGACTGCGCCGTCTTCGGCATCCCCCATGCCGAGTTCGGCGAGAGCGTCATGGCGGTGGTGGAGCCGCAGCCGGGCGTCGAGATCCGCGTCGACGAGCTGAAGGCGAAGCTCGCCGCGCGCATCGCCGACTACAAGGTGCCGCGGACGATCGAAGTCAGCCACAACCTCCCACGGGAGGATTCCGGCAAGATCTTCAAGCGGCGGCTGCGCGATCCCTATTGGGCGGCGGCGGGCCGGACGATCTGA
- the rpoN gene encoding RNA polymerase factor sigma-54: MALSARLELRVGQSLVMTPQLMQAIKLLQLSNLDLVAYVEQELEKNPLLERADAPEPSVEGEAPEAPTIADGGDAQAGDWLGDDMGNSRTDIEDRLGTELENVFPDDKGPEAKHVDAASDPMTSSWANVGSGGSDNEDYNLEAFVSADLSLQDHLSNQLALAVEVPADRLIGQMLIDAIDDAGYLTVTVEDVAERLGAEVEDVVSVLEVIQSFEPSGVAARNLAECLAIQLRDKDRYDPAMQVLVGHLDLLAKRDYAQLRKLCAVDEEDLADMVAEIRRLNPKPGLAFGFAPVQPLVPDVMVRAGPDGGWIVELNSETLPKVLVNQSYYARVSKTTKSDGEKAFLADALQTATWLARALDQRARTILKVATEIVRQQDAFFALGVQYLRPLNLKTIADAIGMHESTVSRVTSNKSIATSRGIFEMKYFFTSSIASSEGGESHSAEAVRYRIKQMIDAETPDDVLSDDAIMDKLKDAGIDIARRTVAKYREALRIPSSVQRRREKQAMAV, translated from the coding sequence ATGGCCCTGTCTGCACGATTGGAGCTTCGCGTCGGCCAGTCCCTGGTCATGACGCCCCAGCTCATGCAGGCCATCAAGCTCCTGCAGCTGTCGAACCTCGATCTCGTCGCCTATGTCGAACAGGAGCTGGAGAAGAATCCGCTCCTGGAGCGTGCCGATGCGCCCGAGCCCTCGGTCGAGGGCGAGGCGCCGGAGGCTCCCACCATCGCCGATGGCGGCGATGCCCAGGCCGGCGACTGGCTCGGCGACGACATGGGCAACAGCCGGACCGATATCGAGGACCGGCTCGGCACCGAACTCGAAAATGTCTTTCCGGACGACAAGGGTCCCGAGGCCAAGCACGTGGACGCGGCCTCCGACCCGATGACCTCGTCCTGGGCCAATGTCGGCTCAGGCGGCAGTGACAACGAGGACTACAATCTCGAAGCCTTCGTCTCGGCCGACCTGTCGCTGCAGGACCATCTATCGAACCAGCTGGCGCTGGCGGTCGAGGTGCCGGCCGACCGGCTGATCGGGCAGATGCTGATCGATGCCATCGACGATGCCGGCTACCTCACCGTGACGGTCGAGGATGTCGCCGAGCGGCTAGGCGCCGAGGTCGAGGATGTCGTCAGCGTGCTGGAGGTCATCCAGAGCTTCGAGCCCTCGGGCGTTGCCGCCCGCAACCTTGCCGAATGCCTCGCCATCCAGCTGCGCGACAAGGATCGCTACGACCCGGCCATGCAGGTGCTGGTCGGCCATCTCGACCTCCTGGCGAAGCGCGACTACGCCCAGCTCCGCAAGCTCTGCGCCGTGGACGAGGAGGACCTCGCCGACATGGTCGCCGAGATCCGCCGCCTGAACCCCAAGCCGGGCCTCGCATTCGGCTTTGCGCCGGTGCAGCCGCTCGTGCCGGACGTGATGGTGCGCGCCGGCCCGGATGGCGGCTGGATTGTCGAGCTGAACAGCGAGACGCTGCCGAAGGTGCTGGTCAACCAGAGCTACTACGCGCGGGTGTCGAAGACGACGAAGAGCGACGGCGAGAAGGCCTTCCTCGCCGATGCGCTGCAGACCGCGACCTGGCTTGCCCGCGCCCTCGACCAGCGCGCCCGCACGATCCTGAAAGTGGCCACCGAGATCGTCCGCCAGCAGGACGCCTTCTTCGCCCTCGGCGTGCAGTATCTGAGGCCCTTGAACCTCAAGACCATCGCCGACGCCATCGGCATGCATGAATCGACCGTGTCGCGCGTCACCTCGAACAAGTCGATCGCCACCAGCCGCGGCATTTTCGAGATGAAGTACTTCTTCACCTCGTCGATCGCGAGCTCGGAGGGCGGCGAGAGCCATTCGGCGGAAGCCGTGCGCTACCGCATCAAGCAGATGATCGATGCCGAGACGCCGGACGACGTGCTCTCGGACGATGCGATCATGGACAAGCTCAAGGACGCCGGCATCGACATCGCCCGCCGCACGGTGGCGAAGTATCGCGAGGCCCTGCGCATTCCCTCCTCCGTGCAGCGCCGGCGCGAGAAGCAGGCCATGGCGGTGTGA
- a CDS encoding DUF2948 family protein — MTATPLKLYAFDAEDLAVLSAHLQDAVVTASEMAFLARERRFALVCNRFDWTAALDGQPQRRRAGLRLERVTAVKARGVPKGEDKPLALLAINYAPEGPDTPAGTVELVFAGDAALRLTVECIEAAMDDLGPVWTAEAMPRHD; from the coding sequence ATGACCGCCACGCCGCTCAAGCTCTACGCCTTCGATGCCGAGGATCTTGCCGTGCTCTCGGCGCACCTGCAGGACGCGGTGGTGACCGCTTCCGAGATGGCTTTCCTCGCCCGCGAGCGCCGCTTCGCCCTGGTCTGCAACCGTTTTGACTGGACCGCCGCCCTCGACGGCCAGCCGCAGCGCCGGCGGGCCGGCCTGCGCCTCGAACGGGTGACGGCGGTCAAGGCGCGCGGCGTGCCGAAGGGCGAGGACAAGCCGCTGGCGCTGCTCGCCATCAACTATGCGCCGGAGGGGCCGGACACGCCGGCCGGCACGGTGGAGCTGGTCTTCGCCGGTGACGCGGCCCTGCGCCTCACCGTCGAGTGCATCGAGGCGGCGATGGACGATCTCGGGCCGGTCTGGACCGCCGAGGCCATGCCGCGGCACGACTGA
- a CDS encoding LysR family transcriptional regulator, whose product MVDFKALETLVWVATLQSFHRAAARLNTTQPAVSQRIAQLEAEVGQRLLVREKRQVVPTDAGRRVLDYAERLLKLRAEMLHAVADRSAIRGTLRLGVAETIVHTWLPRFVERMAKAYPGLVLEIEVDITPNLRDRLVAQELDLVFALGAFAAAQLKNLPLSTYKLAFLAGPGLALPQPVDLATLATHPIMTFSRNTKPYLVLREMFSAPGLPPVRIHASSSMATILRMAEDGLGIAAVPEAIARLELASGRLRRLETTVVLPELDFFASWRMTPEAATPEAVATIAAEVAAER is encoded by the coding sequence ATGGTGGACTTCAAGGCGCTGGAGACGCTGGTCTGGGTGGCGACGCTCCAGAGCTTCCACCGGGCCGCGGCACGGCTGAACACCACGCAGCCGGCGGTGTCGCAGCGCATCGCCCAGCTCGAGGCCGAAGTCGGCCAGCGGCTGCTGGTGCGCGAGAAGCGGCAGGTGGTGCCGACCGATGCCGGCCGGCGCGTTCTCGATTATGCCGAGCGGCTGCTGAAGCTGCGGGCCGAGATGCTCCACGCCGTGGCCGACCGCAGCGCCATCCGCGGCACGCTGCGCCTCGGCGTCGCCGAGACCATCGTCCACACCTGGCTGCCGCGCTTCGTCGAGCGCATGGCCAAGGCCTATCCGGGCCTGGTGCTGGAGATCGAGGTCGATATCACGCCGAACCTGCGCGACCGGCTGGTGGCGCAGGAGCTCGACCTCGTCTTCGCCCTCGGGGCCTTTGCCGCGGCGCAGCTGAAGAACCTGCCGCTCTCCACCTACAAGCTCGCCTTCCTCGCCGGGCCCGGCCTCGCCCTGCCACAGCCGGTGGACCTCGCGACGCTCGCCACCCACCCGATCATGACCTTCTCGCGCAACACCAAGCCCTATCTGGTGCTGCGCGAGATGTTCTCGGCGCCCGGCCTGCCGCCGGTGCGCATCCACGCCTCCTCCTCCATGGCGACGATCCTGCGCATGGCGGAGGACGGGCTGGGGATCGCCGCCGTGCCGGAAGCGATCGCGCGGCTGGAGCTGGCGAGCGGCCGGCTGCGACGGCTTGAGACGACGGTGGTGCTCCCGGAACTCGACTTCTTCGCCTCCTGGCGCATGACCCCGGAGGCGGCGACGCCCGAGGCGGTGGCGACGATTGCCGCGGAGGTTGCGGCGGAGCGCTGA
- a CDS encoding ribonuclease D translates to MTIRSHVGDLPDLSHYRTGIVAIDTETLGLIPHRDRLCVVQLSPGDGSADVVQIRPGQPAPPNLCALLTDPKVIKLFHFARFDVAVLKHAFGVVTSPIYCTKIASKLVRTYTDRHGLKDLSRELLGIDMSKVQQSSDWAAETLTPAQLDYAASDVLHLHALKDRLDAMLARENRTHLAEACFAFLPTRAELDLAGWPETDIFAHS, encoded by the coding sequence ATGACCATCCGCTCGCATGTCGGCGACCTGCCCGACCTCAGCCACTACCGCACCGGCATCGTCGCCATCGACACCGAGACCCTCGGCCTCATTCCGCACCGCGACCGCCTCTGCGTCGTGCAGCTCTCGCCGGGCGACGGGTCGGCCGACGTCGTGCAGATCCGGCCCGGCCAGCCGGCGCCGCCGAACCTCTGCGCGCTGCTGACCGACCCCAAGGTGATCAAGCTGTTCCATTTCGCCCGTTTCGACGTGGCGGTGCTGAAGCATGCCTTCGGCGTGGTCACCTCGCCGATCTACTGCACCAAGATCGCCTCGAAGCTGGTGCGCACCTATACCGACCGCCACGGCCTCAAGGACCTGTCGCGCGAGCTCCTTGGCATCGACATGTCCAAGGTGCAGCAGAGCTCGGACTGGGCGGCCGAGACGCTGACCCCGGCGCAGCTCGACTATGCCGCCTCGGACGTGCTGCATCTGCACGCGCTGAAGGACAGGCTCGACGCCATGCTCGCGCGCGAGAACCGCACGCATCTCGCCGAAGCCTGCTTCGCCTTCCTGCCCACCCGCGCCGAGCTCGATCTGGCGGGGTGGCCGGAAACCGACATCTTCGCGCATTCGTAA
- the lptC gene encoding LPS export ABC transporter periplasmic protein LptC codes for MAAKRIEDFGGTAGGSDRSGFSDRVDREAAFRAAYRHSKRVRRLRVLVPGLAVLIFSGVVFVSWWDPLKALNLPISIGAISLSGSKVTMEAPRLTGYTDDNRFYRVAATKAEHDVTQANLVALSAIDAEMQLEGGGTARVVSSAGLLDTKTGKVELNDNVTVTTTDGQRGTLGHALVDTRAGTIMSNGPVQLASPRGELFSDRMQVSDNGKVIVLEGRVRGNFMPEPPDPTITDLSQPSPPRGRPGASP; via the coding sequence ATGGCTGCGAAGCGGATCGAGGATTTTGGCGGGACGGCCGGCGGCAGCGACCGCAGCGGCTTCTCCGACCGCGTCGATCGCGAGGCCGCGTTCCGGGCCGCCTACCGGCACTCGAAGCGCGTGCGCCGCCTGCGCGTGCTGGTGCCGGGCCTTGCCGTGCTGATCTTTTCCGGCGTGGTCTTCGTCTCCTGGTGGGACCCGCTGAAGGCGCTGAACCTGCCCATCTCCATCGGCGCCATCTCGCTCTCGGGCTCGAAGGTGACGATGGAGGCGCCCCGCCTCACCGGCTACACCGACGACAACCGCTTCTACCGCGTCGCCGCCACCAAGGCGGAACATGACGTGACCCAGGCGAACCTCGTGGCGCTCTCCGCCATCGATGCGGAAATGCAGCTCGAGGGCGGCGGCACGGCGCGTGTCGTCTCCTCCGCCGGCCTCCTCGACACCAAGACGGGCAAGGTCGAACTCAACGACAATGTCACGGTGACGACCACCGACGGCCAGCGCGGCACGCTCGGCCATGCCCTCGTCGACACCCGCGCCGGTACCATCATGTCGAATGGGCCGGTGCAGCTGGCGTCCCCGCGCGGCGAACTGTTCTCCGACCGCATGCAGGTTAGTGACAATGGCAAGGTGATCGTGCTTGAAGGCAGGGTGCGTGGTAACTTCATGCCCGAACCGCCCGACCCCACCATTACCGACCTGTCGCAGCCCTCGCCGCCGCGTGGTCGCCCCGGAGCTTCCCCATGA
- a CDS encoding LptA/OstA family protein, with amino-acid sequence MMPACTAPVSVLRRASAAAVLALGLASPALAQQAGSPFVGFTQNRSEPINFEADRAEVFDNEKRAVLSGNVRIQQGESTLQTARLVIFYEDNSAAGRAATTTPRQGQAAPGGNTPTQNVRRFEMQGGVVVRSKNQTATAERGSFDARRNEAIMEGNVTLTQCENVLRGARLHADLTANRVRLDAAPSGGRVSGILQGGGGGAPGGGANNPDCAPSRPQVRGSRG; translated from the coding sequence ATGATGCCGGCTTGCACCGCCCCGGTTTCCGTCCTGCGGCGCGCCTCGGCGGCAGCCGTCCTGGCCCTCGGACTCGCCTCGCCGGCCCTCGCCCAGCAGGCGGGCAGCCCCTTCGTGGGCTTCACCCAGAACCGCAGCGAGCCGATCAATTTCGAGGCCGACCGGGCCGAGGTCTTCGACAACGAGAAGCGCGCCGTCCTCTCCGGCAATGTCCGCATCCAGCAGGGTGAGTCGACGCTGCAGACCGCTCGCCTCGTCATCTTCTACGAGGACAATTCGGCTGCCGGCCGCGCCGCGACCACCACGCCGCGCCAGGGCCAGGCGGCCCCCGGCGGCAATACCCCGACGCAGAACGTCCGCCGCTTCGAGATGCAGGGCGGCGTCGTGGTGCGCTCCAAGAACCAGACGGCGACCGCCGAGCGCGGCTCCTTCGACGCCCGCCGCAACGAGGCGATCATGGAGGGCAATGTCACGCTGACCCAGTGCGAGAACGTGCTGCGCGGCGCCCGCCTGCATGCCGATCTCACCGCCAACCGCGTCCGCCTGGATGCGGCTCCCTCGGGCGGACGTGTCTCCGGCATCCTGCAGGGTGGCGGTGGCGGCGCGCCGGGCGGCGGCGCCAACAATCCGGATTGCGCGCCCAGCCGGCCGCAAGTCCGCGGCTCGCGCGGCTGA